CGATCTCAACTGATCGCTGGGACGATCTGGACTTTATTTCGATTGCCTACCAATATGGTATAGCTTGCGTGCATATTTTATTTGTACGACAAGGTAAGGTATTGGGTAATCGTAGCTATTTCCCCAAAGTGCCAAATCATACCGATCTTGCTGAATTAAGTGATACCTTCATCGGGCAGTTTTATTTGCAGATGAACCAGCATCGCACAATTCCAAATCAGATCATTATCGATCAAACAGTCAGTGAAAAAGAAGCCTTAGAAACGGTACTATCTGAACAAGCAGGGCATAAAGTTACTATTTTAAATAAAGTGCGAGGGGAAAAAAGTCGCTACCTCGCACTTGCTCAAACCAATGCGATTGCCGCTCTGAATGTTCAATTAAAGCAAGATGAACGTATTCACACTCGCTACCAGGCTTTACAAGCGGTACTAAATCTCGAAAAAATTGCAAGGATGGAGTGCTTTGACATCAGCCACACAATGGGTGATCAAACAGTCGCTTCTTGTGTCGTATTTGATGAAAACGGCATTTTGAAATCGGATTATCGCCGTTTTAATATTGAAGGCATTACGCCCGGTGATGATTATGCCGCAATGGAGCAAGCTCTTCTGAAGCGTTATGACCGACCACTTCCACCGGAAAAAATTCCTGATATTATTTTTATCGACGGAGGCAAAGGACAGCTCAACCGAGCGTTAGATACTTTTGCGAAGCTAAATGTGGAGTGGGATAAGTCTAAACCGCTACTCATTGGTGTTGCAAAAGGCGTAGAACGCAAAGCAGGACTGGAAACCTTGATTATCAGCAAGTGGGATAAAGAGATTAACTTACCGCCTGATAGTCCTGCTTTACATTTAATTCAGCATATTAGAGATGAAGCACATCATCATGCTATTAACGCACATCGAAAAAAACGCCAGAAAGCCTTTACCGAAAGTGGGTTAGAAAGTATCGAAGGCGTTGGAGCTAAACGTCGCCAAGCCTTATTAAAATATTTAGGCGGAATGCAAGGCGTAAAAAATGCCACACTTGAAGAAATTCAAAGCGTGCCGGGTATTTCTAAAGCCTTAGCGGAAGTGATTTTCGATACATTGAGAAATAGTTGAACGTACAAGCGGTCGTTTTTATTGAATAATTTGCAAATTTTTTCTAACAAATGACCGCTTGTCATATTTGAAATTGAAACGAATACAAACAAACGTTTGCGTAATCGTTTGCTTATTTGATGTGAAATCCATATAATTCGCCCTTATTTTTTATTTCTTAGATCTTATTTTGAGGCATTTATGCAAAAAATTCTTTATCCTGTTGATTCCAAACCGCCATTCGGTTTAACGCTTCTTCTTGCTGCACAACATTTGTTGGCAGCACTTGGTGGTATTATCGCCGTACCGTTAGTAATTGGTAATGTGCTAAATTTACCTGCATCGGATATTATCGTGCTGGTTAATGCAGCGTTATTGGTGTCGGGGATTGTAACGATTCTTCAATGTCAAGGCATTGGACCTATAGGTTTACGTTTACCAAGTGTGATGGGAACAAGTTTTACCTTCGTAGCGGCAGCACTGGCTATCGGTTTTAGTGAGCACGGAGTAGCAGGGATTATGGGGGCATCGTTAGTTGGCTCTCTTGTGATGATTATCGGCAGCTTTTTTATGCCTTATGTGCGTAAACTTTTCCCACCTGTGGTAACCGGTGTTGTTGTAATGATGATCGGTTTAAGTTTAATTCCTGTGGCGGTGGACTGGTTTGCAGGCGGTCAAAGAGGTGATGCACATTATGCCGATCCTGCTAATCTTGCAATGGCGACTTTTGTGCTGGTTCTGGTTGTGATTTTAGTACAATGGGGCAAAGGCATTTTTTCAGCAGCTGCAATTGTGATTGGTATGATGGTAGGCTATGTAGTGGCTTTAGCTTTAGGTTGGATAAACTTTGATAACGTGAAATCAGCCGATGTGGTAGCCATTCCACAGCCATTGCATTTTGGTCTTGCTTTCCCGATTTCAGGTATTATTGGGATGAGTATCGCTTATTTAGTCACCATTGTGGAATCAAGCGGTAACTTTTTAGCGTTAGGAAATGCGACACAAACTGAAATTACAGGTAAACATTTACGTGGTGGAGTGTTATGTGATGGATTAGGATCAGCCTTTGCGGCAATTATGTCTACCACACCATTTTCATCATTCGCCCAAAATATCGGTGTGATTTCTTTAACCGGTGTTGCAAGTCGCTATGTTGTAACTGTGATGGGGGGCTTATTAGTATTAGCCGGTATTTTCCCTTGGTTTGGTGCATTGATTGTGTCTATCCCAACCCCGGTTTTAGGTGGGGCAGGCTTGATGATGTTTGCGATGATTATTGCAGCAGGTATCCAAATGTTAGATAAGGTAGAACGTTCAAAACGTAACGGATTAATTATTGCGATTTCAATCGGTTGTGGCTTAGCGGTTACTACTCGCCCGGAGTTATTAGATAAACTCCCTTCTTTTGTAAAAGAAGTATTTGGTTCGGGCATTACTGTTGGCTCACTATTTGCACTTATTTTGAACTTAATTCTACCAAAAGATGAAAATAAAGAATTAGAAAATGAATAGTGATTGATGTAATCGGTAAATCTTACTTGAAATTTCATTGATTAATCACTATCTTAATGAAAGCTGTACGCCTTAACTCGTAATTAGTTGGGGCGTTTCTTTTTTTATTTAATTTAGATGTTTAAGGACAAATTTATGAGTAATGTTATTCACACAACAGACGCAACATTTGAACAAGATGTTTTAAAATCAGATGTGCCTGTATTATTAGATTTCTGGGCACCGTGGTGTGGTCCTTGCCGTATGATCGGACCTGTGCTTGACGAGTTATCGGTTGATCCGCAATTTGAAGGCAAAGTTAAAATTGCCAAAATGAACGTAGATGAAAATCCAAATGTAGCGGCACAATTCGGCGTACGTAGCATTCCATTTTTACTTTTATTTAAAAAAGGCGAGGTTGTTGCACAACAAGTTGGTGCTCTTCCACACGCACAAATGGCTGAATTTATTAAACAAGCGTTATAATTAAATTAGAGCAAAAATAGGGCGAATTTATCGCCCTCTTTTTTTGTGATTTAAATATTGCCTATATAAGGGTAAATCTGCAAAAAATAGTAAAAAAAGACCGCTTGTTTTACCAGATAAACCTAGTCAAATGATAACTAAATAGGTACAATCTTTAACTTGCGTTTTAAATTTTAAAGTGCGATTCGATTTTATTTTTGGAGATATTTATGTCGTGGAATGAATCAGGTAATCAGCAAGACCCTTGGGGGAAGCCGGGACAGAGACGATCTGAACCAAAGCCTGAACAGCAAGAACAAGATCAAGAGCAAGGTCCTGCTCAAGGTTCACAACAAGGACCAACCAATAATCAACGAAACGAACAAAAACCACCTGATTTAGAAGAAGTTTTCAGCAGTTTATTGAAAAAAATGGGTGGTGGAAAATCACCTAATAGCAATGGCTCTCGTAATCCAAACAGTATCGGATTGGGTAAATTTCTACCCATTGTTTTAGGGCTTGCTACTGTAGTGTGGGCAGGTTCAGGGTTTTATACCGTGCAAGAGGCTGAGCGAGGTGTCGTTACCCGTTTAGGTAAACTTGATAACATCGTTATGCCGGGCTTGAATTGGAAGCCAACTTTTATTGATTCTGTAACTAGAGTAAACGTAGAACGTGTGTCTGAGTTAAATACGAGCGGTTCAATGCTTACTCAAGATGAAAATATGGTTCAAGTTGAGATGACGGTTCAATATCGTGTGGAAGACCCTGCTAAATATCTATTTAGTGTGAGCAACCCTGATGAAAGCCTAAAACAAGCGACAGATAGTGCGTTACGTTATGTGATCGGTCATATGACAATGGATGAAATTCTAACCACAGGTCGAGCAACAGTGCGTGAAAGAACGTGGACGACTTTGCGTGAGATTATCAAAACCTATGATATGGGCTTGTTAGTAACAGACGTCAACTTCCAATACGCTCGTCCACCTGAAGATGTAAAAGCTGCATTTGATGATGCAATTAAAGCACAAGAGGACGAACAACGCTTAATTCGTGAAGCAGAAGCCTATGCAAGAGGAGAAGAGCCTATTGCACGTGGTCAAGCACAACGTACTATTGAACAAGCAGAAGCTTATAAAGAAGCGGTTGTGTTAAATGCTAAAGGGGAAGTGGAACGTTTAAGCCAATTATTACCTGAATACAAGGCTTCTCCGGAGCTGACTCGCGAGCGTTTATATATTCAAACGATGGAAAAAGTGATGAAAAATACACCTAAAGTCGTGATGGATGCATCAGGCAATAATTTAAATGTATTACCTTTTGATAAGTTAATGAATAATTCATCAGCTACTAAAGTTGAGCAACAACAAGTCGCACCGACACAAACACAAGTTGCACCGCCATCGGTTATTCAATCAAGAACACAGGCTCAGCCACAATCGGTAGAACAGCCGGTAGACCAAACACGTAAAGGGAGATTTTAATAATGCGTAAATTATTAGTACCTGTACTTGCAGTGGTTGCTTTTGTTGTTCTACAGGCAGTAACCATTGTTAATGAAGGCGAGCGTGGCATTATGTTACGTTTTAATAAAGTGCATCGTGATAGCGATCAAAAAGTGGTAGTCTACCAACCTGGTATTCATTTCAAAATGCCATTTATTGATAGTTTGAAAGTATTAGATGCACGTATTCAAACGCTAGATGGGCAAGAAGACCGTTTTGTAACGGTAGAGAAAAAAGACCTCTTGGTAGATTCCTATGTGAAATGGCGAATCAGCGATTTCGGTCAATTCTACACCTCAACGGGTGGCGACTATCAAAAAGCAGCAGATTTACTGCGTCGTAAAGTTAGTGACCGTCTGCGTTCTGAAATTGGTTCTCGAACCATCAAAGATATTGTTTCAGGCTCTCGTGGCGAATTAATGGCTGGAGCTCAAAAAGCATTAAATACCGGCGAAGATGGCACAGAACGTTTAGGTATGGAAGTTGTTGATGTGCGTGTTAAACAGATCAACTTACCGAACGAGGTTTCTGCTTCTATTTACCAACGTATGCGTGCAGAGCGTGATGCGGTTGCTCGTGAACACCGTTCACAAGGTAATGAAAAAGCAGAAATTATTCGTGCTGAAGTAGATAAAAAAGTTACTTTAATTTTGGCGAATGCTAACAAAACGGCTCAAACATTACGAGGCGAAGGCGATGCTCAAGCAGCAAAACTCTATTCAGAGGCATTTGGTAATGAGCCGGAATTTTATAGCTTTATTCGAAGTTTAAAAGCGTATGAAGATAGCTTCGCTGAAGGGCAGAATAATATGATGTTATTGAAGCCAAATAGTGAGTTTTTACGCTTTATGCAAGCTCCTACAAAATAGTTGTATCTATAAAAACCCGATCTAGTATCGGGTTTTGATTTTTTACCTATTTAGGCGATTATAAGCGGTTAATTTTAATAAAAATTTTGTAATTTTCTGCGATAAATTGACCGCTTGTAATATACCGTTATAATAGGTTATCACTGTTCATTCTAATCTAAAGAGGCATTTTCTATGGGTAAAAGTGTTGCGATTCTCGGGGCTCAGTGGGGCGATGAGGGCAAAGGTAAAATTGTTGATTTATTAACAGATCGTGTGAAGTATGTGGTGCGTTACCAAGGCGGTCATAACGCAGGGCATACCTTAATCATTGATGGTGAGAAAACTGTTCTTCGCCTGATTCCATCAGGTATTTTACGCGATAACGTGACTTGCTTAATCGGTAATGGCGTAGTGCTTTCACCTGATGCGTTAATTAAAGAAATGGGTGAATTAGAAGCTCGTGGCATTAACGTGCGTGAGCGTTTAAAAATCTCTGAGGCTTGCCCGTTAATTTTACCTTATCACGTGGCGATGGATCACGCTCGTGAAGCGGCACTTGGTAAAAACAAAATCGGTACAACAGGGCGTGGTATCGGTCCAGCTTATGAAGACAAAGTTGCCCGTCGTGGTTTGCGTGTAAGTGATTTGTTTGATAAAGAACATTTCGCAGAAAAATTAAAAGATATTTTAGATTACTACAACTTCCAATTGGTGAACTATTACAAAGTAGAAGCGGTAGATTACCAAAAAACTTTAGATGATGTTTTTGCGATTGCCGATGTAATCACTGGAATGGTGGCAGACGTAACAACTTTACTTCACGAGGCTCGTGAAAATGGTGATAACATCTTATTTGAAGGTGCACAAGGCACAATGTTAGACATTGACCACGGCACTTATCCATTTGTAACCAGCTCAAATACTACCGCAGGTGGTGTTGCAACAGGTTCTGGCTACGGACCCCGTAACTTAGATTATGTGCTAGGTATCATTAAAGCCTACTGTACTCGTGTAGGAAGTGGACCATTCACTACCGAATTATTTGATGAAGTAGGGGCAGAAATTGCACGTAAAGGTAAAGAATTTGGTGCAGTAACCGGTCGCCCACGCCGTTGTGGTTGGTTTGATGCCGTAGCCGTTCGCCGTGCAGTACAGATTAACTCAATTTCAGGTTTCTGTATGACAAAACTTGACGTGTTAGATGGTTTCAAAGAATTAAAAATCTGTACAGCATACAAAATGCCGGACGGCAGAATTGTGGAATACGCACCACTTGCCGCAAAAGACTGGGAAGGTGTTGAACCAATTTACGAAACAATGCCGGGCTGGTCAGAAAACACCTTCCGTGTAACTAAACGTGAAGATTTACCGCAAGCTGCATTAGATTACATCAAACGGATCGAAGAATTAGTAGGTGTACCGGTAGATATCCTCTCAACCGGTCCGGACCGTTTTGAAACAATGATTCTACGTGACCCATTCGCTGCGTAATTTAAGCTAAACAAAAGCCATTTAGTTAATTCACTAAATGGCTTTTTTGTAAAATAATTTAGAAATTTGACCGCTTGTAGATAAAACGGAATAGGTATTGCTTTAGAATGTATAATCTACTTAAATGTTAATTGAATTGATTTTAGCAATAAATGGCACGCCCTAAAGGATTCGAACCTTTGACCCACGCCTTAGAAGGGCGTTGCTCTATCCAGCTGAGCTAAGGGCGCAGATAAGAGTATGTAAAAAAGAAATGGTCGGCGAGATAGGATTTGAACCTACGACCCACTGGTCCCAAACCAGTTGCGCTACCAAGCTGCGCTACTCGCCGACATATGTGCTTGATTATAGATTTCTTTATTCAACAGTCAATCTTTTTTTATCAAATTATGCTTAAATGGTGGAACTTTATCCGCTATTCAAATTTAACTTATCAAAATGTTAATTTTTTGAGAAAATGGCAAACGTTTTCGTCAGCTAATTATTTTTGGAGAGAAAAATGACTGCACAGGTTATTTCCGGTAGTGCGATTGCATCGCAAATTAAAACTAACATAAGTGAAAAAATCGCTCAATATGTTCAACAAGGCAAACGTAAGCCGGGGCTTGCGGTAATTCTTGTCGGGGCAGATCCTGCTTCTCAGGTCTATGTGGGTAGCAAGCGTAAAAGTTGTGCAGAAATTGGCATTGAATCGAAATCTTACGATTTATCAGCAGAAACAACAGAAGCAGAATTACTTTCACTTATCGAAGATCTTAATCAAGATGAGAGCGTGGACGGTATTTTAGTACAATTACCTTTACCAAAGCAGATTGATTCAACCAAAGTCATTGAAGCAATCGCACCGCATAAAGATGTAGACGGTTTCCACCCTTATAATGTAGGGCGTTTAGCTCAGCGTATTCCGACCTTACGTTCTTGTACCCCTTACGGCGTGATGAAATTACTTGAAACTACAGGTGTGGATTTACACGGTCAGCACGCGGTGATTGTTGGGGCTTCTAATATTGTGGGGCGTCCAATGGCGTTGGAGTTGTTACTTGCAGGTAGTACAGTAACAGTTACTCACCGTTTTACTAAAGATTTAGAACATCACGTTCGCCAAGCAGATATTTTAGTCGTGGCGGTCGGTAAGCCTGAATTTATTCCGGGCGATTGGATTAAAGAAGGGGCGATTGTGATTGATGTAGGCATTAATCGTGGGGCAGACGGTAAATTAAAAGGTGATGTTGAATATAGCGTTGCCTCACAAAAAGCGAGTTTTATTACCCCAGTGCCGGGCGGTGTAGGTCCAATGACGGTGGCAATGTTGATGCAAAACACCTTTCAGGCTTACGAAAATCACTTACAAGCGGTATAAAACGTGCAATTTTTTGCAAATCCCCACTTTCAATTGGGGATTTTCTTTTTGAATTTCTAGGCTTTTCGGCAATAAACCGCTAAAATAGCTTCCATTTTTTGACAGCAAACTGACTTTATATGAAATTTATTATCAAACTTTTCCCTGAAATTATGATTAAAAGCGATTCAGTGCGTAAACGCTTTATCAAAATTTTAACTTCTAATATCCGTAATGTCTTGTTGAAAGAAACGGAAAATGTGTCTGTGGTGCGTAATTGGGATTTTATTGAAGTGCGAGCCAAAGTAGCGGAAGAAGCCCCACTTGTGCTTGAGTTATTGCAACGTACACCGGGAATTCACCATATTCTGGAAGTCGAAGAAACGCCATTCACCGATATGCACGATATTTTTGAGCAAACCTATGCGGCAGTGAAAGATGAATTGGAAGGCAAAACCTTTAGCGTGCGTGTTCGCCGTAAAGGTCAGCACGATTTCCGCTCGTTAGATGTAGAACGTTATGTGGGCGGTGGCTTGAACCAGCGTATTGAAAATGCGAAAGTGAAATTGAAAGACCCCGATGTGACGGTTCGTATTGATATTGAATACGATAAAATGTTGCTCATTAAGGCTCGTTATGAGGGGCTTGGCGGCTATCCAATCGGTACGCAAGAAGATGTGCTTTCGTTAATTTCAGGTGGTTTTGATTCAGGGGTTTCAAGCTATATGCTGATTCGCCGTGGCTCACGAGTACATTACTGTTTCTTCAATTTAGGCGGTGCGGCACACGAAATCGGTGTAAAACAGATGGCGTATCATATTTGGAGCCGTTACAGTACTTCTCACAAGGTTCGCTTTGTGGCGATCAATTTTGAAAATGTGGTTGGCGAGATTTTAGAAAAAGTCGATAACGGACAAATGGGCGTGGTGTTAAAACGTATGATGGTACGTGCCGCAAGCAAGGTCGCAGAGCGTTTTGATATTCAAGCGATCGTAACAGGTGAGGCATTAGGGCAGGTTTCGAGCCAAACTCTTACGAATTTACGTTTGATAGATAAAGCATCAGATACCTTAGTTTTACGTCCGCTTATTACGCACGATAAAGAGCAAATCATTGCGATGGCAAAAGCGATTGGTACGGACGACATCGCCAAATCTATGCCGGAATTTTGTGGTGTGATCTCTAAAAATCCAACGGTAAAAGCGATTGAAAGCAAAATTATCGAAGAAGAAGGCAATTTCAACTTTGAGATCCTTGAGCAAGCAGTGCAAAATGCGAGCTATTTAGATATTCGTGAAATTGCACAAGAAACCGAGAGAGAAGTGGTTTCAGTTGAAACAACGAGTGAACTATCTGAAAATGACATTGTTTTAGATATTCGTAGCCCTGAAGAAGTTGATGAAAAACCATTCTATTTAGATGGTATCGAAGTGAAAGAACTACCGTTTTATAAGCTCTCTAGCCAGTTCTCTACGTTAGACCAGAGCAAAAATTACCTACTTTACTGCCAACGTGGTGTGATGAGTAAACTGCAAGCACTTTACTTAAAAGAAAACGGCTATAACAACGTTAAAGTCTTTCGTGTGAAATAACATAAGCGGTCAGATTTATCTGATTTTTTGCAAAAAATTAGAGAAATTGAACCGCTTGTAAAAAGTAAAAAATAGGGCTAAATGATTTTTCATTTAGCCCTTAAAATATCAAGAAAAATTAATGTTCGTGTTTTTCTTTGAGTTTAATTAATTGTCCTTCTAATTTTTTCTTCACATCGAAAATGGCATTATATAAATCTTCGTGTTCAGATTTTGCAACCAAGTCGCCTAAAGGTGTGCCGATTGTAGCTTCCACTTGGAAGGTGTTCGGCTGCTTAATCAGCATAAAGTGTGGATTTATCAGCTGGGTGTGATATTTTTCTAACTTAGCTAAACGCTCCTCAATATGAGTACGGATTGCAGGGGTAATGTCCATTTGTTTGCTTGAAATATTTAGTGACATAACATTTTCCTCTTGTTTAGTTAAGGCTTTTTGCCGTTGATATCTTATAATCAAAATATGCGGTTCACCCCAAAAATTCAAGTAAAACTTGAAACAAGTTTCCAAAAGTTTGATCTACTTAACATTTTTAACTGTTTTTGGCTATAATATCGCTAATAAATAGACAACTGAGATTTTATGATGAGCGAGAAAAAGCAGCTACCTCCGTTTCAAAAACAATTTTTACACCCAAAATATTGGGGATTATGGTTTGGATTAGGCATTTTTAAATTAATTCTCTGTTTACCTTATCCTATTTTAGTCAAAATCGGTTTAGGCTTAGGGAACTTATTTACCAAATTAGGCTTTGGAAAACGCCGTATGAGAATTGCCCGTCGTAATTTAGAGCTATGTTTTCCGCATTATTCATCTGAACAAATTGAAGAATTAGTGCAAGAGAATATGAAATCAGTAGGTATGGCGATTATTGAAACAGGTATGGCTTGGTTCTGGTCGGATGCTCGTATTCTGAAATGGTCTAAAATTGAAGGTGTGGAACATTTAAAACAAAGTGCTAATAATCAAGGTATATTGTTAGTCGGCGTACATTTCTTAACCTTAGAACTTGGGGCAAGAATTATAGGTTTGCACCATCAAGGCATTGGTGTTTATCGCCCAAATGATAATCCGTTATTAGATTGGATACAGTTTCGAGGTAGAATCCGTTCTAATAAAGCAATGCTTGATCGTAAAGATGTTCGAGGTATGATTAGAGCCTTAAAAAACGGTGAAATGATTTGGTATGCACCGGATCACGATTACGGCAGAAGAAACAGCGTTTTTGTGCCTTTTTTTGCAGTAGAAGAAACCTGTACAACTGCAGGTAGCTATATGCTAATTCGTTCTGTACCTAATGCGTTGATTATTCCGTTCAGCCCAATGCGTAATGCAGATTATTCAGGTTATACAATTCAAATTAGTCCTCCGGTTGATTTTAGCCGGTGTCAAAATGAAGTAGATACTGCTATCTTAATGAATAAAGTGGTAGAACGTGAAATTATGAATGCACCAACGCAATATATGTGGTTACACCGCCGCTTTAAAACACGACCAAATGAAGATGATAAGAGCCTTTACGATTAATTTAAGAATAATTGCAAAAAGTGCTTGCATATTGAAGCTGAATTTTGCAATCTAGCAGAAGTATATTTATCATAATAAAAAAATGCAGGAGATGATTATGGCAACCCCTTTATTTCACGGCAGTATTGTCGCTTTAGTAACCCCTATGACACACGGTGAAGTGGATTTCCAAGATTTAAAAAAATTGGTGGAATATCACATTCAAGCTGGTTCTCACGGTATTGTTTCGGTTGGTACGACAGGTGAATCCACAACTTTAAGCATTGATGAAAATGTTAAAGTAATTCAAAAAACTGTTGAATTTGCAGATGGTCGTATTCCTGTTATTGCAGGCACAGGTTCAAATGCAACCAGCGAAGCGATTACAATGACCAAACTATTAGCAAACAGCGGTGTAGCAGGCTGCTTAAGCGTTGTGCCTTACTACAACAAACCAACCCAAGAAGGGATGTATTTACACTATAAAGCGATTGCTGAAAGTACTGATTTACCACAAATTCTAT
The sequence above is a segment of the Mannheimia bovis genome. Coding sequences within it:
- the hpf gene encoding ribosome hibernation-promoting factor, HPF/YfiA family; this encodes MSLNISSKQMDITPAIRTHIEERLAKLEKYHTQLINPHFMLIKQPNTFQVEATIGTPLGDLVAKSEHEDLYNAIFDVKKKLEGQLIKLKEKHEH
- the uvrC gene encoding excinuclease ABC subunit UvrC, which codes for MSEFNSKSFLADVPHQPGVYRMYDDKGKIIYVGKAKDLKKRLSSYFRANLPNRKTEALVSNIAHIETTLTHSETEALLLEHNYIKENQPKYNVLLRDDKAYPYILLTKHQHPRVGSFRGSKKINGEYFGPYPNATAVRETLYLLQKIFPVRQCEDSYYKNRSRPCLQYQIGRCLAPCVEGYCTQEEYDNQVKLVRLFLQGKDHQVVEYLICKMESAAENLEFETAARYRDQIQLVREVMEKQSISTDRWDDLDFISIAYQYGIACVHILFVRQGKVLGNRSYFPKVPNHTDLAELSDTFIGQFYLQMNQHRTIPNQIIIDQTVSEKEALETVLSEQAGHKVTILNKVRGEKSRYLALAQTNAIAALNVQLKQDERIHTRYQALQAVLNLEKIARMECFDISHTMGDQTVASCVVFDENGILKSDYRRFNIEGITPGDDYAAMEQALLKRYDRPLPPEKIPDIIFIDGGKGQLNRALDTFAKLNVEWDKSKPLLIGVAKGVERKAGLETLIISKWDKEINLPPDSPALHLIQHIRDEAHHHAINAHRKKRQKAFTESGLESIEGVGAKRRQALLKYLGGMQGVKNATLEEIQSVPGISKALAEVIFDTLRNS
- the folD gene encoding bifunctional methylenetetrahydrofolate dehydrogenase/methenyltetrahydrofolate cyclohydrolase FolD, translating into MTAQVISGSAIASQIKTNISEKIAQYVQQGKRKPGLAVILVGADPASQVYVGSKRKSCAEIGIESKSYDLSAETTEAELLSLIEDLNQDESVDGILVQLPLPKQIDSTKVIEAIAPHKDVDGFHPYNVGRLAQRIPTLRSCTPYGVMKLLETTGVDLHGQHAVIVGASNIVGRPMALELLLAGSTVTVTHRFTKDLEHHVRQADILVVAVGKPEFIPGDWIKEGAIVIDVGINRGADGKLKGDVEYSVASQKASFITPVPGGVGPMTVAMLMQNTFQAYENHLQAV
- a CDS encoding nucleobase:cation symporter-2 family protein → MQKILYPVDSKPPFGLTLLLAAQHLLAALGGIIAVPLVIGNVLNLPASDIIVLVNAALLVSGIVTILQCQGIGPIGLRLPSVMGTSFTFVAAALAIGFSEHGVAGIMGASLVGSLVMIIGSFFMPYVRKLFPPVVTGVVVMMIGLSLIPVAVDWFAGGQRGDAHYADPANLAMATFVLVLVVILVQWGKGIFSAAAIVIGMMVGYVVALALGWINFDNVKSADVVAIPQPLHFGLAFPISGIIGMSIAYLVTIVESSGNFLALGNATQTEITGKHLRGGVLCDGLGSAFAAIMSTTPFSSFAQNIGVISLTGVASRYVVTVMGGLLVLAGIFPWFGALIVSIPTPVLGGAGLMMFAMIIAAGIQMLDKVERSKRNGLIIAISIGCGLAVTTRPELLDKLPSFVKEVFGSGITVGSLFALILNLILPKDENKELENE
- the thiI gene encoding tRNA uracil 4-sulfurtransferase ThiI codes for the protein MKFIIKLFPEIMIKSDSVRKRFIKILTSNIRNVLLKETENVSVVRNWDFIEVRAKVAEEAPLVLELLQRTPGIHHILEVEETPFTDMHDIFEQTYAAVKDELEGKTFSVRVRRKGQHDFRSLDVERYVGGGLNQRIENAKVKLKDPDVTVRIDIEYDKMLLIKARYEGLGGYPIGTQEDVLSLISGGFDSGVSSYMLIRRGSRVHYCFFNLGGAAHEIGVKQMAYHIWSRYSTSHKVRFVAINFENVVGEILEKVDNGQMGVVLKRMMVRAASKVAERFDIQAIVTGEALGQVSSQTLTNLRLIDKASDTLVLRPLITHDKEQIIAMAKAIGTDDIAKSMPEFCGVISKNPTVKAIESKIIEEEGNFNFEILEQAVQNASYLDIREIAQETEREVVSVETTSELSENDIVLDIRSPEEVDEKPFYLDGIEVKELPFYKLSSQFSTLDQSKNYLLYCQRGVMSKLQALYLKENGYNNVKVFRVK
- the hflC gene encoding protease modulator HflC, whose product is MRKLLVPVLAVVAFVVLQAVTIVNEGERGIMLRFNKVHRDSDQKVVVYQPGIHFKMPFIDSLKVLDARIQTLDGQEDRFVTVEKKDLLVDSYVKWRISDFGQFYTSTGGDYQKAADLLRRKVSDRLRSEIGSRTIKDIVSGSRGELMAGAQKALNTGEDGTERLGMEVVDVRVKQINLPNEVSASIYQRMRAERDAVAREHRSQGNEKAEIIRAEVDKKVTLILANANKTAQTLRGEGDAQAAKLYSEAFGNEPEFYSFIRSLKAYEDSFAEGQNNMMLLKPNSEFLRFMQAPTK
- the purA gene encoding adenylosuccinate synthase — its product is MGKSVAILGAQWGDEGKGKIVDLLTDRVKYVVRYQGGHNAGHTLIIDGEKTVLRLIPSGILRDNVTCLIGNGVVLSPDALIKEMGELEARGINVRERLKISEACPLILPYHVAMDHAREAALGKNKIGTTGRGIGPAYEDKVARRGLRVSDLFDKEHFAEKLKDILDYYNFQLVNYYKVEAVDYQKTLDDVFAIADVITGMVADVTTLLHEARENGDNILFEGAQGTMLDIDHGTYPFVTSSNTTAGGVATGSGYGPRNLDYVLGIIKAYCTRVGSGPFTTELFDEVGAEIARKGKEFGAVTGRPRRCGWFDAVAVRRAVQINSISGFCMTKLDVLDGFKELKICTAYKMPDGRIVEYAPLAAKDWEGVEPIYETMPGWSENTFRVTKREDLPQAALDYIKRIEELVGVPVDILSTGPDRFETMILRDPFAA
- the hflK gene encoding FtsH protease activity modulator HflK, whose amino-acid sequence is MSWNESGNQQDPWGKPGQRRSEPKPEQQEQDQEQGPAQGSQQGPTNNQRNEQKPPDLEEVFSSLLKKMGGGKSPNSNGSRNPNSIGLGKFLPIVLGLATVVWAGSGFYTVQEAERGVVTRLGKLDNIVMPGLNWKPTFIDSVTRVNVERVSELNTSGSMLTQDENMVQVEMTVQYRVEDPAKYLFSVSNPDESLKQATDSALRYVIGHMTMDEILTTGRATVRERTWTTLREIIKTYDMGLLVTDVNFQYARPPEDVKAAFDDAIKAQEDEQRLIREAEAYARGEEPIARGQAQRTIEQAEAYKEAVVLNAKGEVERLSQLLPEYKASPELTRERLYIQTMEKVMKNTPKVVMDASGNNLNVLPFDKLMNNSSATKVEQQQVAPTQTQVAPPSVIQSRTQAQPQSVEQPVDQTRKGRF
- the trxA gene encoding thioredoxin encodes the protein MSNVIHTTDATFEQDVLKSDVPVLLDFWAPWCGPCRMIGPVLDELSVDPQFEGKVKIAKMNVDENPNVAAQFGVRSIPFLLLFKKGEVVAQQVGALPHAQMAEFIKQAL